The Carcharodon carcharias isolate sCarCar2 chromosome 15, sCarCar2.pri, whole genome shotgun sequence genome includes a window with the following:
- the LOC121287817 gene encoding myo-inositol 2-dehydrogenase-like isoform X3 — protein sequence MSVLDQSVLPQSSSFVFQPNPCPTSFSNNIPSPVSHHQNMISFRTSVSNSTTSTVTICHDMATSNSPSGSSLLFNGFQVLGHSHSSRSSGQRHIAPEASNNVASNMTIGEYGNGGLLGSRIGLALFGVCSGSRALFKSIEEESGCRLLYIVEDCIQDLECSFSTDVLANTRVLRGQDADIVLNDQRVSGIIICSLAEEGSEIVLDALRAGKGVFCEKLLSLDKQMAESCFDEAARCGQPLVCGLYKRFDPAVQFLYKKVHNKALGRIQRIVSVSRTYPSLSLSYIKKTGGIFYDGVVHDLDTVCWLLGENAPDTIFSLGHAFCQEIAALKDADTVSVSMKFASGAIVTLDVSQHCTRSSDQRLEVHGSEGTLRMDNQNVLGITEQGTPRPVCSHLHYDRYKDAYRDLLKHFLKTLKGKEEPFITKENFLWTIQVAAAAEQSWRNGSAVDLRNEPLDGTVIKTEVP from the exons ATGTCTGTGCTCGATCAATCTGTTCTACCACAGTCATCATCTTTTGTATTCCAACCCAACCCATGTCCCACCAGCTTCAGCAACAACATTCCATCCCCAGTATCTCACCATCAGAACATGATCTCATTTAGAACAAGCGTGTCCAACTCCACtaccagcacagtgacaatctGCCATGACATGGCTACCTCAAACTCCCCCTCAGGTTCGTCACTTTTATTCAATGGCTTTCAAGTCCTTGGTCATTCACACTCTTCAAGATCCAGTGGCCAAAGGCACATCGCTCCTGAAGCTTCCAATAATGTTGCTTCCAACATGACAATAGGAGAATATGGGAATGGTGGTTTGTTGGGCAGCCGCATTGGACTGGCACTGTTTGGAGTTTGCAGTGGCAGCAGAGCTTTGTTTAAAAGCATCGAAGAGGAGAGTGGCTGCCGCTTGCTGTACATTGTGGAGGATTGCATCCAGGATTTGGAATGTTCCTTCAGCACGGACGTTCTTGCGAACACCAGGGTGTTGCGGGGGCAGGACGCTGACATTGTGCTCAATGACCAACG TGTCTCAGGAATTATTATTTGCTCGCTGGCGGAAGAAGGCTCGGAAATAGTCCTGGATGCTTTACGCGCAG GTAAAGGGGTATTCTGTGAAAAGTTACTGAGTTTAGACAAACAAATGGCTGAATCATGCTTCGATGAAGCTGCAAGATGTGGGCAACCTCTGGTCTGCGGACTCTATAA ACGTTTTGATCCAGCCGTGCAGTTCTTGTACAAAAAAGTTCACAATAAAGCTCTGGGGAGGATTCAACGAATAGTCAGTGTCAGTAGGACCTacccttctctgtctctcagctatATCAAAAAAACAG GTGGGATATTCTACGATGGTGTAGTACACGACTTAGATACTGTCTGCTGGCTACTTGGAGAAAATGCTCCGGATACCATATTTTCATTGGGTCATGCCTTCTGCCAAG AAATTGCAGCCCTTAAGGATGCTGACACAGTCTCAGTCAGCATGAAATTTGCCAGTGGTGCTATAGTCACGCTTGATGTCAGCCAACATTGTACACGGAGCAGTGACCAGAGGTTGGAA GTTCATGGATCGGAAGGGACACTAAGGATGGACAATCAGAACGTGCTGGGGATAACTGAGCAGGGCACACCAAGACCTGTGTGCTCCCACTTACATTATGACCGATACAAAGATGCTTATAGAGATCTGCTGAAACACTTCCTCAAGACTCTGAAAG GGAAGGAAGAGCCGTTTATCACAAAGGAGAACTTCCTGTGGACGATTCAGGTTGCAGCGGCTGCAGAGCAGTCTTGGAGGAATGGTTCAGCAGTGGATCTGCGGAATGAACCCCTCGACGGCACTGTTATTAAAACTGAAGTGCCCTGA